One Oryctolagus cuniculus chromosome 7, mOryCun1.1, whole genome shotgun sequence genomic window, TGAAGGCCGACACTCGGGTGAACACCGTGGGCTTCTGGAGGGTGTCACAGCCTCGGGAGGAGACGAAACTGGCCAAGCCGTGCACCTGCCAGGAGCTATCTTCTGTGGGGCAGTTGAGGGGTCCCCCGGAGTCACCCTGCAGCAGTCAGAGGGGACAGGGCTGAGCTGCGTCTGAGGGTCAGGAATGGATCCTGAACTTAGGGACTGCAATCACACCCTCAGTGTTGACCTCTGAGCCTCAGGGGCTCCTCTGTGCTGGGAGCAGGGTCTGTCCCACAGGAGCTGCTGGGGATGAGCTGGGATAGAGCTGACCTCAGCCCCACACCTGCAGAGAGGAAGCCCCGGGAGACGCCGGCTCCCACTGCCTGTGGCGCAGTCACTCATGGATGTGATGCTCACGCGCGCCTCTAAAACAGGGACTCAGGGTCCCTTCAGAACACAGCGTGGGTGACTTGGGAGGTCCTGGGCCAGTGCCCCCCTGCTGTGCTGCTGGGGCCGCCTTAGCACCAGGAGGGACGGTGGCTGCCCCAGGTCAGGTGAGCCTGGGGCCGGGTCCAGGGTCAGGGCTGTCTGCATGGCACTGAATTCCCCCATGTCCTGTTGGTACCAGGAGGCAGCGGGAAAGACCCTTCTCCCACCTCCACAGAGATGGTAgaggggccccagggctgggacaggtgtgGGCTGACTCACATTACAGCCAGCGACTTCGTCGCCACCGGCACACACATGGATCTCTTTCACAGTGGAGCCCCACCAATCTGGCTTGGAGCAGTGTTCGTAGtccaccacaggcagcagcccctgCTGTAGAATGTTTGGGGTTGACCCTCCAGCTGTGGGGACAGAGAGCAatgagtgggggctggggcagtgcTACGCTGAGAGGTGGGACATCGGATACACACAGCCCTCCTGGCCAGGTGGGGacatccctccctccattccaccACCCTTGGTCCTTTgtgcccccaggccctgcctctctgcccctgTCCCAGTCAGCACGTACTGGAGGTGGTGCCCCAGCCGGTGATGTAGCATTCCGTCCCGTGGGGCAGGAGGTAGTCACGGGGGGCAAGGCAGGCGGGCTGGACTTCCTCTGTCACCTCTGCGCTGTGTAACAGCTTGATGAGGGCGATGTCATTGCTGTGGGAGGGAAGAGTCACGCAGAGCCTGGCGCTCTGACTGCACCAGGTCCCTGCTTTGCCTTTTGCTCCTGGGGTTCACATCTGGGGTTCCCCTACGGCTCCACTGTCCCCAAAATCCACTCTCAGGGCAGAGCAGACttcccagccccggccccctggCCCCGCCAGCCCTTGGCCTTCATAGTTGTCCTGTGTCCACCTGTGCCCCTCACACTGGCTGCATCAGGACGCCCTGGGGGGCCATGAGCACAGTGTGGGGCGGCACTCAGCACAGGGCTTAAGCGGCTGCACCCAcgcacagtgcctgggttcccatCCAGGCTCGGctccattccagcctcctgcccacgCGCACCCTGGGTTAGCAGGTAGTGGTCAGGTGCTTGGAGTTCAGCCGCCACGTGGGCGACTGGCAGAGTTCCCACCTCCTGTTTGCGTGgctcagccctaactgttgctGGCACTGGGGAGgtaccagtagatgcaagattctctctctctccctcttctccccctccctgcttttcagtaaataaaaataaattagtataaaaatcttgaaatcacACAGAATTCTGTAGTGCACTCCAGGCTTTCTGAGGCCATGTTCTCTCTGAGGCCCGAGGTCTGACATTCTAACAGGGTCCAGGGAATGCTGGTGCCGCTGCCCCTCAGACCACACCTTGGGCACCACGGCTCTGCTGCTGTCACTCGGGACATTTCGCCTGGGTCTCCCTGGTCTCCCTAGGCCCCAGGAGCCCCGCCAGGACGGGCCGGGGTCTCCATCACAGtggcccctccctcctgcactgTGGTTCCCAGGGTTCCGCCCCCTCCTGTGCTCCTCTCACGGAAAAGGCTGAGCCTTGCGGACACACAGGTGAGCACACAGGTGAGGCTGAGCGGGGCCTCCCCGCCCGTCACCACCACCAGGAAGCCCTGCTGCAGGTCACCCTCTGaccaaggggaaactgaggcccagacagGGCCGTGACGCCCAGGCCACTCAGGGAGTGACTGCCGGGGCCTGACTCTCCACCCAGTGCTCCTCCTTCAtccccagggccaggaactcagctGTGTCGGATGGACCTCTGCTGACCACAGAAAACCTTGGACTTGGGGTGGTGCCTGAGGGGTCCTGGGCTGCAGAGCCACGGAGCCCAGCAGCCGTGGGgggcttcctgcctctccctggccctgGTGTCCCCTCTGCTGGGAGGGAGGTGGTGCTGAGGGTCTCAgtgtgtgggggctgggcccaggctgccCACCCCACCCAGTTGTCCCTAGGAGCACCCCAGATGCAGCTGGGGGGTCACAGAGGGACGAGCAGGCCCCAGCTGGGAGCTCACTCACCCCTTGGACGCGTCGTCATCATAGTCTGGGTGCACGATGATCTTCTCCCCGGGGATGAACTGCTCAGGTCCCTCGGAGACAGTAATGTCGTGCTCACCCAGCAGCACCCAGTAGGTCCCGGTGTAGCtgccagggggaggggaggtcagtCTGGGCCTGACGCCCACTTCCCATAGCCAGCAAGtggcccaggctgcctgggtcccccacagggacagggaccagggcagggcagggggcagcaggggaacTCACGGGAAGCAGTGGCCGGCAGTCATAACCCAGTCAGGGTCGATGAGGGTCCCGCCACAGATGAAGTACAGGGCCCCGTCCTCCTCAAACAGCACCATGGCCTGCAGACCCAGAAAGAAACACGCTGAGAGGGCCAGACTCACAGCGAGTGAGCTCTGTAGGTTGTGACCTGCACGATCAAGAGGGTGCCATTCACACAGGAAACAGGAGCTGGCTCTGAAATGTGCAGTGTGTGACCTGCACCACTGCTCATGGTGGCCCTGTCACTTCTCCACTGGGGTCACTGTGGCTGCGcagtcccccaccccaggcccttgTTCTCCTGGAGACTCCAACGTTCTCTGCTCTCTAGGGCTTCCCCAAACCTTCTGTCCCCTGAGAGCCCCCAAGACCCTCTGACCTCTCAGACCCCCCATTctgcaccccagccctgcaggcctcTCGGGTCCCCTGAAGCTCCACTCCCCcgagtcctctcctcccttcacattCAGGTTTTCCTGCACATGCCGGGTTTCCCGATCTCCCTGGAGACCAAGGGTGACAGCTATGGCCCCCGGCCCAGTGCGCCCATGGTCTGTGCTGGACGTAAGCATTCACGCACACAGGCCGCTCGCACACACACGGGCGGTCTCTGGCTGCTTTCCTGCTGCGATGGCGGGGCTGAGTCCCTGCTGGAGAAACCACGTGGCCCACAAGACTGCAGCACCTGCTCTCTGCCCCCTCACAGAACACGCCTGCTGACCCTGCCCACAGAAGGTTCTGGAACTGTTCTCTCTCTGGGTCTGTGCTGTGCTGTTGTGGGTTCAGCTgccctgccacaccagcatcccatatgggcgttggcttctgtcccggctgctccacttctgatcccaagagcttgggccccggcacccacataggagatccaggagaaactcctgactcctcgcatctgctggccctgccctggccattgcggccgtttggggagtgaacagaggaaGGATGATCTccgtgtctcttcctctctctgtttacctaggattttcatataaataaaaaatttaaaattggaaACGTTCTGTATTTCTATCTGCCCAGCACAGCTAGCTTCACCCTGGCTCTCGCCCTggccccctggccccgcccccggccccggccccgcccccctcgCCCTCGCCTTCGCCCTCACCCTTGGTGCTGCCTCCTTGGCCCTGGTGAGACTCCTCACTCCCTGCTGCTCCCGACCTCAGGGCCCTGTCCTGTGACCCAAGGCTCTGGAAATCACTGCCCAGACTATGCCTCCCTGACGCAGTGCCTGGCTTCCTCTCTCACTGCAGCTCAGTGAAGCCTTCCCCTAGCCCTAGATCCTGCTTTTAATTTGCAAGCAGCCCAGTGAGGGTAGTAGAAAAAACCTCCGTGGGAAGCAGGCAGTTccagggctcctggccctgggcagctgcggtggggacaggaagggggCCGCGGGGTCAGAACCCGGCATCCAGCGGGAATCAGAGCCGCTGGCGCCGCTCTCACCTGCCAGGGCCAGCTGTAGGGGACCGCGTCCTCACCGTTGACCACGCGGCTGGAGGTGGGGCAAGGTTGGCCAGAGCCCGaggctggagaggagagagaggaggggcatcAGCCACCCAGGGTCCCCAGCGGGAAAgcgctgtgccacaaagctgccGGTGAGCCTGTGTCGGCCGCTCCCTCTCTGCGCCTTCAGGGGGCGCCCACGAGCAGAGAGCACTGGCACCGCGGCAGGGGTCCCGGGATGGAGAAAACCCGCAGCCTCGCCAGTGGGAGCACTCAGGAGGCTGTCACTAACAGTGCCTGGTGACAATGAGCCTCGTCAAGGTGATGGCTGCTGTCCCCAGAGTGCAGGCTTTGGCGAGGGCATTTGGTGCTGTGGTTATGAACCCCACGAAACACCCAGGTCCCGTttcgaagtgcctgggtttgagtttggctctgtttccaattccagctccctgctcttgacaccccagcaggcagcagtgacagcctaaggactcgggtccctgccacccactggctgctggccagagccaggcatttgcagagtgaaccagaggatgggagagatCTGTCAATCTGTCTATCTGGCTCTCTCCacctctgaaataaaatacatatgtaaatttttaaaaacagtgtagGCTTTGAAATAAAACTTCCTGGGTTCAAAGCACAGCATGGCCCCTCGTTCTGGGATGAGCTACTTTACTTCTCTGAAGGTCAGTTTGCACATCTGTATTATGGGGACAATAGTACTGACCACATGGAGCTGGAATGAAAATTACAAGAGATCATAGCAGACAAAGTCTTAGCATTCTGGCTGGCACAGTCAACACTCAGTAAACGTCTGTACCATGACTGCCAGTCAGGGAGGCTGCTCGGAGGAGGTGGCCCTGAGCTCCAATGTCATGCAGCAGAGAGACCAGGAAAGGCTGTGCCACAGGCCATGGGGCGGGTGGGGGGTGTGTGAGTGGGGAATTAGAGAACTGGAGCGTCCAGCAGGGAGTGGGAATCCCACCCCACGCAGTCTGAGCACAGAGCCCGACTCTTCACCACCCGGCTGTGTTCACTGCCCCCACCAGGGACgcccgcccagccctgggtgctgctcCCAGTCCTCCTGAGCTGCTCCAtcccctgcttcccctccccctcctcccagcaccaAGCTAAAGCCCCCACTGCTGTGCCCCAGGGACGAGCTGAGACCCCTcctgtggagcaggggctgggaccaCGGGACCAGGGTGGGGAGCAGatctcagggctcctggcccaggcagcACAGGGCACAGACGCGGGCTGGGTTCTTACCAAGGGCCACCAGCAGGAGGGAACTCAGCAGCCGGAGCATCGTGAGCTTAGCGATAACAGGAGGAGACACCGAGCTTGGGCTCTAATATAGGACAAGCAGGGCCCCCTTCCCAGCACAGGTGGTGGTAcaccaggtctctcccatgtccaaggtcacagccccccaccccctgcagatgGAGGAGTTGAGAGTCAACAGAAAGACCTAGGGTCCCCTGAATGAAGTGACTCCACAGGTGACACCTGGTGCCCTGTTATCAATCAGCCACCAGATTGCAAAGTTGGCGTCAGAACAAGCCACCTCTTACGGGAAGGAACACGGGCGCTGGAACCCCTCAACCTGGATTCCCACCCTGCCCGTGCCACCTCCCAGCTCTGAGAccttggcacctggcttctctTCTTTGCGGCTCAGTTTTCCAACCCTAACCCGGGGTCGGTATTCGTGTCCACCTCAAGGACGAGATCTGGTTGAGCACCTGCTGTACGCAGAGCAGGCCCTGCTCGGGGGCTGCGGCTGACACAGCGCCGTCCTCCTCCTTCTGCAGGCCGAGTGCCGCGGGGGAGACAACCTCAGATCAACCCTGATCTGCAAAGGCTGTGGGCACCCCAAGGGCAAGGCTGTGGAGCAGAGGAAGTGTGGGAGCCCAGGTGGGAGTGGGTGGTCATTCAGAGGGGAGGCGAGGGAAAGCGCCCTTGGGGCAGGGGGTTCAGGATTTGATTGAGTCGTAAAGGAGAGGCAAAGCCAGCtatgggaggggcaggtgcttggcataGTAAAGGTGCCACTTGCAACAACCCTGCTCCAAACAAGAGTGCCTGTGTGTGGGCCccaactctgctcctgacccagcttcctgctagcgcacaCCTTAGCAGCCAGCAGACGAGGGCtcgaggacttgggtccctgccacccacagactGCTACTGCGTCCCTGGCTCGGGCTTTGGTTCTGGCTCCGTCCCAGCTGTAgccggcatttggggaatgaaccagtcagTGCAACAGCTCCTTCtctatttgcttttcaaataaaatgaaaataaaattttgttaaagttttatttggggccagtgctgtgccgcagAATTTAAGTTAcggcctgcaacgccggcatcccataagagtcGTGGCTTGAGgcctagcttctctgcttccagtccagttctgcGAATacgtctgggaaggcagctgaggatggcccaagagctggggccttgcacacatgcgggagacctggaaggagttcctggctccggacttcAACCTCGTCtaatcctggttgttgcagccatttgggagtgaatcagaagatggaagatctctctctctctttcccactctacctttcaaataaattaattgatcttttaagaaacatttattttgtttatttgaaaggcagagtgacagagagagaattcttccatgtgctgggtcACCCCAAAAATGGCTTCATTTTCTGGGACTGGCCCatgacaaaggcaggagccaagaagtccatctaggtctcctgggcaggggccccagcccctgggatATCATCCACAGTAATCCCAAGCAAATAAACAGGCTgatggattggatgtggaacagcccAGACTGATAACGGCACTTGGATATTGGATGCTAGAATTTCAGTTGGTCccataacctgctatgccaccaacgggccagaaaatattttaaaaataatccagcCGAGGGAAATCCTGACTGAAACACACTGCAGGAGGAAGCGACAGCAGGTGCAGGTTCTAGAGGGCGGGGCTTGTCATAAAAAAAGAGGGGTAGAGCTCCGCAGTCcacgtggagggggagggggctgaggtCAACGCAGAGGTGACTCCTGCTGCTGGACTCACAGCTGAcgtccatctgctgtctcactccccgagtggctgcaaatgaccagggctaggccggttgcaagccaggatccaggagctgcttccgggtcccatgtgggtgacaggggcccagggacctcttcctctgccttcccaggagcagtagcaggCTCAggttcagaagtggggcagccagaactcaaatcagagcccatgtgggatgctggcaccacaggctatagcgttacctgctgtgccatagtgccagcccct contains:
- the LOC100338830 gene encoding chymotrypsin-like elastase family member 3B; the encoded protein is MLRLLSSLLLVALASGSGQPCPTSSRVVNGEDAVPYSWPWQAMVLFEEDGALYFICGGTLIDPDWVMTAGHCFPYTGTYWVLLGEHDITVSEGPEQFIPGEKIIVHPDYDDDASKGNDIALIKLLHSAEVTEEVQPACLAPRDYLLPHGTECYITGWGTTSTGGSTPNILQQGLLPVVDYEHCSKPDWWGSTVKEIHVCAGGDEVAGCNGDSGGPLNCPTEDSSWQVHGLASFVSSRGCDTLQKPTVFTRVSAFIPWIEETIANN